CCTGTCTTGGCGAGCGTGGCGGAGCCGGTGAGGCTGGTATCCCGGACTTCATAGGAGTCTTCCGCATTGGGGGCGTCCAGAATCAGCCCGGTATTGGAAAGAGTGGCGGAACCTCCGTTGTTCCCGGCAGCCGCGCCCGTCAGGGTAAGGGAACCTCCGTTCAGCGTGATGGCCGCACCGTTGTAAAGCATTCCGGACGCAGAGATTCCGCTTCCTACTGTGATGGAGGAATCCGTCTGGAATTGGGCCGTATTTCCATTGCTCCAGTCGGCGGAGGAATCATCCAGCCGCCACGCTCCGGAATCCGTCCAGGAGCCGTTTCCTCCATTCCAGAGGTAGTCCGCCGCATGGGCCGGGATGCAGGAGAGACAGCCGGCGAACACGCCGAAGAACAGTGCGGTAATTTTCATGTAGGTTCTAACAGATAGAGTGATAGTGAATAAAAAAGGGAAAACAAGAACGAACTTGTTTTCCCTTAAAAAAAATCAGGGGACTTAACCCCGGCGGCGGCGCATGCACGATAGGGAAACCAGCCCCAGCAGGCTCAGTGTGGCCGTGGCGGGTTCCGGAACGGGAAGGGCGGGGTTGGCCGCCAGCGCGGCTATTTCCCCGTCATTCAGGACACCGGCATATAATTGGAGGTCATCCATGGTCGTATTGGCGGTGGACGCCAGCTTGAGTGACTGCACGTCTCCGGTGAAATTGACTCCGGAGGCCGTGATTTTCTTCTGCCCGTCCAGATAAATGTTCAATTCCCCGTTCTGGAAGGTGATGATGATGTTGGAAAAGGAATCCCTGGAAATCGTCAGGTTGGCCCAGTTGCCCACGTTTCCGCCGCAATAGGCCGCCCATGCCCCGGCGGTGGAGGCGTCGCCGGAATCCTTCTGGAGGTACATGTTCTGGCTGTTGCCGGATGTGAAGGTCAGAATGCTTTTCCATATAGCCGAGGACGATGTATTGCCGGGGGAGTAGTCCTTGACGGCAATGGAAAGGCTGAAACCTTCCGTAGCATTCAGCCCCAGTCCCGTACTGGAGGAGCCCAGCGTCAATTGTCCGCCGTTCGTGCGGCTGTCATAGCCCCGGCCTTCATAGCCATCGGTATAATTCATCCAGCCTGATCCGCTGAACGTGGCGCTGCCCGCATTTGGGCCGGCCAAGTTATTATCATTTAAAGATGACAGGTTTCCGTCAAGCTTGTTGAAATCATAAAAATATTTCAATGTGGCGGCCTGGGCTCCCAACCCTGAGCAAAGCAGGAACATCGTAAGATACAGAGAGGATTTCATGAAATTATTAAAAAAATTACTGAATGGAGCCAGTATCGGATTTACAATCCGGAAGACCGCTTCAAATTCAATAACTTCTTATAAATAAATAAGGTTTCCGTATTAGGCGTTGTTTATTATTCCTACTTTATATGTGGGAATATTTGCCGTTACTTTTTTGAACTCAAAAAAAAAAGTTGACTTCCGGATTGTAAATCCGCGGCGGAATTATTCTGTTATGCATGATTAACTTATGAAAAATAAAGCAATCATGGTTGAATCAGGTATAGATCAAAATACCGCGAAATCTCCCGTCTTTTAATAGAAATGCGTGAATGCCTATTGCCCCTGGAGGGCGGAGATTCATCTGGAAAGAAATGGCCGTTCCAGGCAGCGGAACGGGTTTCCTTCAATTCTTTCCATGCAGGGAAGGAACGGGAGCCTTCGCCGGGAGGGTGTATAGTTTTTCAATATCGTCCAGATACCGGGAAATGGGGGTATTGGCAGGCTGTTCCTGTTCACGGAGCAGTTTGACGGCTGCCGCGTAGGAGGCGAATGTCTTGCCGGTTCCGGACCGCGTATTGATTTCATACCAGTCCATGTAGTCCCGGACGCGCCGGGCGGTTTTCATGGATAGCTCCCTGATTTCCCGAAGCTGCCTGATTTTCGGGGCGGCTTCCCGGCCGTTGATTTTTCCGGTCTGCATCAGGGCCACAAGCTTGGCGTATTCCACAATGACGGGCCGGTAGGCGGGGAAGGAGCGCCGGCTGAGGTTGAGCAGGCTGCCGGATATGTTGGAAAGCTGCCTGTTCAGGTCCGTCAGGGAATTGGCCTGGTCCAGATTGTCCAGGGGGAAGGTGACGGTCGTCCGGGTGTCCGGATCGTATTTGACCAGGGTGAGGGCTTCCTGCAGGTGACGTTCCGTTTCCGTGATCGTGAGGGTTTCCGTCAGGGGAGGAGTCGCCATGCGGGAAAGCTGGAGCGTCCACCATTTATGAAGGGAGGAGGGGGTCAGGTTGAGCTGCGGAAAATGGCGCTTGATGAGATTCCTGGGATCGTCATTGCCCAGAATGGCCTGGTCCAGAAGCTGTTTCATCCCTTCCGGACCGTTTTCCTGGTTCAGCAGGCTGAGCACCAGCGCGCCGCAGGAGGTTTGATAGGCGGCGTAGGAGGTGGCGTCCAGTTCCTTTTCCGGTTCCGGGCAGTTCAGGATTTCTTCCGGGGTCATGATGCCGGATTGCTGGAACAGGGTGGAGTACATGGCCCGGTCCGCTTCATTGGTGTGCCACAGGACGGCCTGCTCCAGCCCGGCAATCAGCCAGGGGGGCAGCGTTACTTCGTCCGGCAGTCCTTCCGGGTCCACCGTGCGCAGCATCATCTCATAAAGCAGGGTGGAGACGATGGCGTGGCGCAGCCTGTCCTGGTTGATGCCGCGTCCCAGGTGAATGAAGATGTTGTAGGAGAGGGTATTCCCCACAATCACGGTCTGCATGCGGATGGGGTTGGCCGGAACCGGGCTTCCCGGCTCCCCTACCAGACGGATGATGATGTTGTTTTTCCATTCGTCAGGCTGCTTGAGGATTTTCACCAGGGCCGTGCGTATGGAGTCCGCCCGCGTGGCAATGGCCCCGGCCAACAGGGAATCCATCCCTGTAACGTGAAATTGCTTGGAAGCGGAAACGCTGGTGAACGGCTGCCGTTTGACGGACTGTCCTTCCGTTCCGGCAGGGGCCGCGGCCG
The genomic region above belongs to Akkermansia massiliensis and contains:
- a CDS encoding PEP-CTERM sorting domain-containing protein, yielding MNYTDGYEGRGYDSRTNGGQLTLGSSSTGLGLNATEGFSLSIAVKDYSPGNTSSSAIWKSILTFTSGNSQNMYLQKDSGDASTAGAWAAYCGGNVGNWANLTISRDSFSNIIITFQNGELNIYLDGQKKITASGVNFTGDVQSLKLASTANTTMDDLQLYAGVLNDGEIAALAANPALPVPEPATATLSLLGLVSLSCMRRRRG